A genome region from Cryptosporidium parvum Iowa II chromosome 8, whole genome shotgun sequence includes the following:
- a CDS encoding ubiquitin carboxyl-terminal hydrolase of the cysteine proteinase fold, whose amino-acid sequence MASILSQEAEKRQDSHPVTLQLSNRLVNFVSGGFLANKTGIESSSYVSDNSQISDKTQKHMDKLKEKEQIENNVPLAKPEYYYFPPELLTDARDFLEPKEISHFRPYGRGLANPGWNTCYFNSILQALTYAPYLSIDCLRRNHQKICKHMKDHLVCIMCMFEDHVNIMLDNTSKSNTKNDQPVVSSFIKCAQKLIWKRFRIGMMHDAQEFLRYFLEALHKSCLPKNLQTDQTFRKIHPIAASTTYIGQLFCGFFLSRIVCHNCQYTSNTYDPFMDVPLDIMGVSNLENALKLFTKIEYLKGENRYMCPKCNQRSDASKQLLIEKLPPLLTIQLKRFSYVGHGSRKPNKAINFSDVLDLQPYMSSKTYSESKVSSSKSESSYIYKLWAVVCHSGNTLSCGHYYTHAKSIDNKWYCFNDDYVKPTRIENVLNENHKAYLLFYYRSDFNKYDLLKDSGVSIESLGKSQIITPLAPEISFINLQLKSNSKSSINGKNNNSKESSNSESNLNEFLDQLLTNKSKGERDLAQNQDQDPNLQFYQNQQNNNNIRLVLNPIINTDVNNEKLDSKISIISKNEQTEKIIKAKICNFKLRSLLLCDNWITRSKSRRNLATIFYLKKLKKLGLSMNYFIKSKSGNCSNGKVLISNINKSQIDTWEDLNLSNDTITSLEQAQKSLLARSNIRSDYDKEYDKGKVKKPLRQAILASTSSNNNNEKNTNSKFQAKKSAFMEKSNIKDLDTLSTSELFDIAFKNKGNLKNKNKRKNVRIR is encoded by the coding sequence atGGCTTCAATTTTAAGTCAAGAAGCTGAGAAGCGGCAAGATTCTCATCCTGTGACCCTTCAATTGTCAAATCGTCTAGTCAATTTCGTTTCTGGAGGATTTTTGGCCAACAAAACAGGTATAGAGTCTTCTTCTTACGTTTCAGATAATTCCCAGATCTCAGATAAAACACAGAAACATATGGacaaattaaaagaaaaagaacaaattgaaaataatgttCCATTAGCAAAGCCAGAATACTATTATTTCCCTCCAGAATTACTCACTGATGCAAGAGATTTTCTTGAACCAAAAGAAATCTCTCACTTCAGACCATATGGTAGAGGATTAGCTAATCCTGGTTGGAATACAtgttattttaattctattttacAAGCATTAACTTATGCACCTTATCTTTCAATTGATTGCTTAAGGAGGAATCACCAAAAGATTTGTAAACATATGAAAGACCATTTGGTTTGTATTATGTGTATGTTTGAAGATCATGTTAATATTATGTTGGATAATACATCCAAATCtaatacaaaaaatgaCCAACCAGTAGTTTCTAGTTTTATCAAATGTgctcaaaaattaatatggAAAAGATTTAGAATTGGAATGATGCATGATGCACAAGAATTTCTAAGGTATTTCTTAGAAGCTTTACATAAATCTTGTTTACCTAAGAATTTACAAACTGATCAAACTTTTAGGAAAATACATCCTATTGCAGCTTCAACAACTTATATTGGTCAACTATTTTGTGGATTCTTTCTTTCTAGGATTGTATGTCATAATTGTCAATATACTTCCAATACATATGACCCATTTATGGATGTACCACTTGATATTATGGGGGTATCGAATTTAGAAAATGCtctcaaattatttactaAAATTGAATATCTTAAAGGTGAAAATAGATATATGTGTCCAAAATGTAATCAGAGATCTGATGCTTCAAAACAACTTCTAATTGAGAAACTTCCTCCACTATTAACAATTCAACTTAAGAGATTTAGTTATGTAGGACATGGAAGTAGAAAACCTAACAAAGCTATCAATTTTTCAGATGTTTTGGATTTACAACCATATATGTCTTCTAAGACTTATTCTGAATCTAAAGTATCTTCATCTAAATCTGAATCCTCttatatttacaaattatGGGCTGTAGTATGTCATTCTGGTAATACTTTATCTTGTGGTCATTATTATACCCATGCTAAGAGTATTGACAACAAATGGTATTGCTTTAATGATGATTACGTTAAACCAACAAGAATAgaaaatgtattaaatGAGAATCATAAGGCTTATTTGTTGTTTTACTATAGGAgtgattttaataaatatgacTTACTTAAGGATTCTGGTGTCTCCATAGAGTCTTTAGGGAAATCTCAGATCATTACTCCTTTAGCTCCTGAAATATCATTTATAAATCTTCAACTTAAATCAAACTCAAAATCCTCTATAAATggtaaaaataataattctaaagaatcatcaaattctgaatcaaatttgaatgaatttttggatcaattattaacaaataaGTCTAAAGGAGAAAGAGATTTAGCCCAAAATCAAGATCAAGATCCAAATTTACAATTTTATCAGAAccaacaaaataataacaatattagACTAGTTTTgaatccaataataaatacggatgtaaataatgaaaaattagaTTCAAAGATTTCTATAATATCTAAAAATGAGCAAACAGAAAAGATTATTAAGGCTAAGATTTGTAATTTCAAGCTTAGATCCTTATTACTATGCGATAATTGGATTACTAGATCCAAATCAAGAAGGAATTTAGCAACCATTTTTTATCttaagaaattaaagaaactTGGATTATCAATGAACtactttattaaatcaaaatcagGAAATTGTTCAAATGGAAAAGTTTTgattagtaatattaacaagAGTCAAATAGACACTTGGGAAGATCTTAATTTATCTAATGATACTATTACAAGCTTGGAACAAGCTCAAAAATCTCTTCTTGCTCGTTCAAATATTAGATCAGATTATGATAAGGAATATGATAAAGGTAAAGTTAAAAAACCTCTAAGACAGGCTATTCTAGCTTCTACAAgttccaataataataatgaaaagaataCTAATAGTAAATTCCAAGCTAAAAAATCAGCATTTATGGAAAAGAGCAATATAAAAGATTTGGATACCTTAAGTACTAGTGAACTATTTGATATTGCTTTTAAGAATAAAGGTAACTTAaagaacaaaaataaaagaaaaaatgttaGAATTAGATAA
- a CDS encoding 60S ribosomal protein L7, translating into MSRFVTKKVPPSESKKLKLERNMKIFSDFQSKIKSDRVKLNDLRKKAKIEALKLQKQYKEHVKSIIDLKRQAKQNGGLYRPAEPKVVFVIRLKGINKLSPKVRKIFQLFRLRQINNGVFLPLNKATIEMLKVIDPFVAYGYPSISMIRKLLYKRGYLKVGKRGSYQRIRIQDNSIIQKKLASKGVYGIEGMVRELFFCGEQFKAVTSLLWPFKLSSPNGGFVRKSTRFTEARGGDCGNRENLINKLIDRMC; encoded by the coding sequence atgtCAAGATTCGTAACAAAGAAGGTTCCTCCAAGTGAGTCAAAGAAACTAAAATTGGAGCGTAATATGAAGATATTCTCCGATTTTCAATCCAAGATCAAGTCTGATAGAGtcaaattaaatgatttacGTAAGAAGGCTAAGATCGAGGCATTGAAATTACAAAAACAATACAAAGAACATGTTAAATCTATTATCGATTTAAAGAGACAAGCCAAACAAAATGGAGGATTATATCGTCCAGCTGAACCAAAGGTTGTTTTTGTTATACGTCTTAAaggtattaataaattatctCCAAAAGTTAGAAAAATCTTCCAGTTATTTAGATTACgtcaaattaataatggtGTATTCTTACCTTTAAATAAAGCAACTATTGAAATGCTCAAGGTTATTGATCCATTTGTTGCTTATGGATACCCATCTATTTCTATGATTCGTAAGTTACTTTATAAGAGAGGATACTTAAAGGTTGGAAAGAGAGGTAGTTATCAGAGAATACGTATTCAAgataattctattattcaaaagaaaCTTGCTTCTAAAGGTGTTTATGGTATTGAAGGTATGGTTCGTGAATTATTCTTTTGTGGAGAGCAATTTAAGGCTGTTACTTCTTTATTATGGCCATTCAAGCTTTCCTCTCCAAATGGTGGATTTGTTCGTAAATCTACCAGATTTACTGAAGCCAGAGGTGGAGATTGCGGTAACAGAGAAAATTTGATCAACAAACTTATTGATAGAATGTGTTAG
- a CDS encoding 40S ribosomal protein S15A (transcripts identified by EST), whose translation RSKNTEKMVRVSVLSDCLKAILNAEKMGRRQVLIRPSSKVIIKFLQCMQRRGYIGEFEVVDDRRAGKICIELLGRLNKCGVISPRYDVPLSDIEQISTDLLPSRQFGYIVLSTSYGIMDQEEARRKHTGGKILGFFF comes from the coding sequence AGAAGCAAAAATACAGAAAAAATGGTTCGCGTTTCAGTTTTAAGTGATTGTTTAAAGGCTATTTTAAATGCTGAGAAGATGGGACGTCGTCAAGTTTTAATTCGTCCTTCTTCAAAGgttattatcaaattcttaCAATGTATGCAGAGACGTGGTTATATTGGAGAATTCGAAGTTGTTGATGATCGTAGAGCTGGAAAAATTTGCATTGAATTACTTGGACGTCTCAACAAATGTGGAGTCATCTCCCCACGTTATGATGTTCCTTTATCTGATATTGAGCAAATTAGTACCGATTTACTTCCATCCAGACAATTTGGTTACATTGTTTTGTCAACATCTTATGGTATTATGGACCAAGAAGAGGCAAGAAGAAAACACACTGGTGGTAAAATCCTTggtttcttcttttaa